One part of the Desulfonema ishimotonii genome encodes these proteins:
- a CDS encoding SoxR reducing system RseC family protein — protein sequence MPLQTLLTVPTTPNLFRKVITLGNLLTENGIVKRVDATTAWVKTIRKSTCEGCSSKDSCEAAKEAEVQAINTVGARVGDTVTVGFERGSFIKISMMLYLFPVFCLIAGAVIGTHLAPGYDMDKSAVQALFSFGFFLLSFLLLRLVSGKLSGNQKYQARIVRIRREPVKAAPCKQSA from the coding sequence ATGCCCCTTCAGACACTTCTCACCGTCCCCACGACTCCGAATCTTTTCAGAAAGGTGATCACATTGGGAAATTTACTGACTGAAAACGGTATTGTGAAGCGGGTGGACGCCACAACGGCGTGGGTGAAGACCATCCGAAAGAGTACCTGCGAGGGGTGTTCCTCAAAGGACAGCTGCGAGGCCGCAAAAGAGGCCGAGGTTCAGGCCATCAACACGGTGGGGGCCAGGGTGGGGGATACGGTAACGGTCGGCTTTGAAAGAGGCTCCTTTATCAAAATATCCATGATGCTCTACCTTTTCCCCGTCTTCTGCCTGATCGCCGGCGCGGTGATCGGCACCCATCTCGCACCCGGTTATGACATGGACAAATCAGCCGTTCAGGCCCTCTTCTCCTTCGGCTTTTTCCTCCTCTCATTTCTGCTGCTCCGGCTGGTCAGCGGCAAGCTCTCCGGCAATCAGAAGTACCAGGCCAGAATTGTCAGAATCAGAAGGGAGCCGGTCAAGGCCGCTCCCTGCAAACAGTCTGCCTGA
- the nuoF gene encoding NADH-quinone oxidoreductase subunit NuoF, protein MAKLTIEDLKEIKKKKAGEIDSPNVRHLLICGGTGCHATGSIAVKDVLNQEIEKRGLGEKIKVVETGCNGFCAMGPLMVVHPDGTFYQKLKADDIPKVIEEHLINGKPVEKLLYKDPASKKRIPLQNDIPFFAHQMPRALRNKGLIDPESIDDYIARDGYQGVHKALTEMTPEQVIEQMKISGLRGRGGAGFPTGMKWDFASKSPGDVKYVLCNADEGDPGAFMDRSILEADPHAVLEGMVIAARAIGATQGYIYARTEYPLAIKRLEIAIRQAKEYGLLGQDIFGTGIDFDIDIYQGAGAFVCGEETALMRSIEGKRGMPRPRPPFPAHKGLWEKPTILNNVESLANVAQIILNGGEWYASVGTEKSKGTKVFAMSGDINNIGLVEVPMGTPLRTLIYDVGGGIPNKRKFKAVQLGGPSGGCIPEQHLDTLVDYEEIAKVGAIMGSGGLIVMDDHTCMVDMARFFMDFIQDESCGKCTPCREGTKRLLEILEKICDGRGEPEDLDTLEELSETIKEGSLCGLGQTAPNPVLSTLRYFRDEYLAHIYDKKCPAKRCAELLLFEVDPEKCTKCGACFRACPADAIVWKKKEVAQINKENCVKCLTCFDKCKFDAIN, encoded by the coding sequence ATGGCAAAGTTGACCATAGAGGATCTGAAGGAAATAAAAAAGAAAAAAGCCGGAGAGATCGATTCACCGAATGTCAGGCATCTGCTGATCTGCGGGGGAACCGGATGCCACGCCACCGGCAGTATTGCCGTAAAAGATGTGCTGAATCAGGAGATCGAAAAACGGGGGCTGGGGGAAAAGATCAAAGTGGTGGAAACCGGCTGTAACGGCTTCTGCGCCATGGGGCCGCTTATGGTGGTTCACCCCGATGGCACGTTTTACCAGAAGCTGAAGGCGGACGACATCCCCAAGGTGATTGAGGAACATCTGATCAACGGGAAACCGGTTGAAAAGCTGCTGTACAAGGATCCCGCCAGCAAAAAGCGGATTCCCCTTCAGAATGACATCCCCTTTTTCGCCCACCAGATGCCCCGCGCATTGCGCAACAAGGGGCTGATCGACCCTGAATCCATTGACGACTACATCGCCAGAGACGGCTATCAGGGCGTGCATAAGGCCCTGACGGAAATGACACCGGAACAGGTGATTGAGCAGATGAAAATCTCCGGACTCCGGGGGCGGGGCGGGGCGGGCTTCCCCACGGGCATGAAATGGGACTTTGCCAGCAAAAGCCCGGGCGATGTCAAATACGTCCTGTGTAATGCGGACGAGGGCGATCCCGGGGCCTTCATGGACCGCAGTATCCTTGAGGCCGATCCTCACGCCGTGCTGGAGGGAATGGTGATTGCCGCCAGGGCCATCGGTGCCACCCAGGGCTATATTTACGCCAGAACCGAATATCCCCTGGCCATCAAACGTCTGGAGATCGCCATCCGCCAGGCCAAGGAGTACGGCCTGCTCGGCCAGGACATCTTCGGGACCGGGATAGATTTCGATATCGATATCTACCAGGGGGCTGGCGCATTTGTATGCGGCGAGGAGACCGCCCTGATGCGCTCCATCGAGGGAAAACGCGGCATGCCGCGTCCCCGTCCGCCCTTCCCGGCACACAAGGGGCTCTGGGAGAAACCCACCATCCTCAACAATGTGGAGTCTCTCGCCAACGTGGCCCAGATTATCCTCAACGGCGGCGAGTGGTACGCCAGTGTCGGCACCGAAAAAAGCAAGGGGACCAAGGTCTTTGCCATGTCCGGCGATATCAATAATATCGGCCTGGTCGAAGTGCCCATGGGAACCCCTCTGAGAACCCTCATCTATGACGTGGGCGGCGGCATTCCCAATAAGCGGAAATTCAAGGCGGTTCAGCTGGGCGGCCCCTCCGGCGGCTGTATTCCCGAACAGCACCTCGACACCCTCGTGGACTACGAGGAGATCGCCAAAGTGGGGGCCATTATGGGGTCGGGCGGCCTCATCGTCATGGACGATCACACCTGCATGGTGGACATGGCCCGGTTCTTCATGGATTTCATCCAGGATGAGTCCTGCGGAAAATGCACGCCCTGCCGCGAGGGAACCAAACGGCTCCTGGAAATCCTTGAAAAAATCTGTGACGGCCGGGGGGAACCCGAAGACCTTGACACCCTGGAAGAACTCTCCGAGACGATCAAGGAGGGCTCGCTCTGCGGTCTGGGCCAGACCGCGCCCAACCCGGTACTCTCGACCCTGAGATACTTCAGGGACGAATATCTCGCCCACATCTATGACAAAAAATGTCCGGCCAAACGCTGTGCCGAACTGCTGCTGTTTGAGGTGGACCCGGAGAAATGCACCAAGTGCGGTGCCTGCTTCAGAGCCTGTCCGGCCGATGCCATCGTCTGGAAAAAGAAAGAGGTGGCTCAGATCAACAAAGAGAATTGTGTCAAATGTCTGACCTGCTTTGACAAGTGCAAGTTTGACGCCATTAATTAA
- a CDS encoding NADH-quinone oxidoreductase subunit NuoE family protein, translating into MTEFEHPQHPDITEAMWQEVDKIIEAHQGKPGSIIAVLRECQNAVGYLPVPLMDHISQGLNLPRSDVFGVASFYSLFSLEPKGRHLIKVCTGTACYVKGIKEVISRISNEYHLEEGCTSEDRCFSLESVRCLGACGLAPVMVVGDNIYGDVKADKVLGILKQYT; encoded by the coding sequence ATGACGGAATTTGAGCATCCTCAGCACCCGGATATCACAGAGGCAATGTGGCAGGAGGTTGACAAGATCATTGAGGCACACCAGGGAAAGCCCGGTTCGATTATCGCAGTCCTGCGGGAGTGCCAGAATGCGGTGGGCTATCTTCCGGTCCCCCTGATGGACCACATCAGCCAGGGACTGAACCTGCCCCGCAGCGATGTTTTCGGGGTGGCCTCTTTTTACTCGCTTTTCTCACTCGAACCCAAGGGCCGCCACCTGATCAAGGTGTGTACGGGAACGGCCTGTTATGTGAAGGGGATCAAAGAGGTCATCAGCCGGATCAGCAATGAATATCACCTGGAAGAGGGGTGTACCAGCGAAGACCGCTGTTTTTCACTGGAATCTGTCCGGTGTCTGGGGGCCTGCGGCCTGGCACCGGTCATGGTGGTCGGCGACAACATTTACGGCGATGTGAAAGCGGACAAAGTGCTGGGCATACTCAAACAGTATACATAG
- a CDS encoding ferritin-like domain-containing protein translates to MEYAFDADEIFEMAEQIERNGIEFYTAAAKQTDDPAAKKLLADLAAMEADHRQTFATLRAELAGAVQVADFFDPDQNAVRYLRSLADSHIFVKREVDLSSLQAVLKSAISAEKDAIAFYVGMKEAMTDAAGKKKIGHIIREEMGHVVLLGRRMAALDAA, encoded by the coding sequence ATGGAATATGCGTTTGATGCAGATGAAATATTTGAAATGGCGGAGCAGATTGAACGAAACGGGATAGAATTTTACACCGCCGCCGCAAAGCAGACCGATGATCCGGCAGCCAAAAAGCTGCTGGCCGATCTGGCGGCAATGGAGGCAGACCACCGACAGACGTTTGCAACCCTGAGAGCCGAACTGGCCGGCGCGGTTCAGGTGGCGGATTTTTTTGATCCCGATCAGAATGCCGTTCGCTATCTCCGCTCTCTGGCCGATTCACACATTTTTGTGAAGCGGGAGGTTGATCTTTCCTCTCTTCAGGCGGTTCTGAAATCGGCGATCTCAGCGGAAAAGGACGCCATCGCCTTTTACGTGGGGATGAAAGAAGCCATGACGGATGCGGCGGGCAAAAAGAAGATCGGGCATATCATCCGGGAAGAAATGGGCCATGTGGTGCTGCTCGGCAGGCGGATGGCCGCGCTGGACGCGGCGTAA
- a CDS encoding purine-nucleoside phosphorylase, protein MRHYRHKVLETARYIQERTTVRPRFGLLTGTGLGDSAGAVRIARAFDYADIPHFPVSTVQSHTGRLLFGTIGEKPVVAMQGRFHLYEGYSPAEVTFPIRVMREMGVGTLILSNAAGGFNPVFEPGDIMILRDHINLTGENPLAGENIPEWGIRFPDMCAVYDRALADLAAAGGKVAGVSVHRGVYAGLKGPSLETPAEVRFLRLIGADAVGFSTVQEVIAGVHAGMRILGLSTITNINDPDIPVPGEIDEIIAVANRAAPRLEKMIRYVVEHAE, encoded by the coding sequence ATGCGACACTATAGGCACAAAGTGCTTGAAACTGCAAGATACATACAGGAGCGGACAACCGTCCGGCCCCGGTTCGGCCTTCTCACGGGGACGGGGCTGGGAGACAGCGCAGGCGCCGTCCGCATCGCCCGCGCATTTGACTATGCGGATATCCCCCATTTCCCCGTCTCCACCGTTCAGAGTCACACCGGACGGCTTTTGTTCGGGACGATCGGAGAGAAGCCGGTTGTCGCCATGCAGGGCCGGTTTCACCTGTATGAGGGATATTCTCCCGCTGAGGTGACTTTCCCCATCCGGGTGATGCGGGAGATGGGGGTTGGCACCCTGATTCTCTCCAACGCGGCCGGCGGCTTTAACCCGGTCTTTGAACCCGGCGACATTATGATCCTGCGGGATCACATCAACCTGACCGGAGAGAACCCTCTGGCGGGGGAGAACATTCCGGAATGGGGCATCCGGTTTCCCGACATGTGCGCGGTCTACGACAGAGCGCTGGCGGATCTGGCGGCGGCCGGCGGAAAGGTGGCCGGTGTATCGGTTCACCGGGGCGTTTACGCCGGGCTGAAGGGGCCGTCCCTGGAGACCCCGGCAGAGGTCCGGTTCCTGAGGCTCATCGGGGCCGATGCGGTGGGGTTTTCGACCGTGCAGGAGGTGATCGCAGGCGTTCATGCGGGGATGCGCATCCTGGGGCTTTCGACCATTACCAACATCAACGATCCGGATATCCCGGTGCCGGGCGAGATCGACGAGATCATTGCCGTGGCCAACCGTGCGGCGCCCAGGCTGGAAAAGATGATCCGGTACGTTGTGGAACATGCGGAGTGA
- a CDS encoding thioredoxin family protein — protein MTPQEEKQIARWNDGLPHDIRVRLVMTGAPADSEFEKFCDQFSGLAPRVRILKKKDDAEDALPAIGIGNGLRYHAIPLGRELPPFLDALAQPSPLPPALRDRLGNLPFPVNLRLYIAPLCPFCPATVAQLIPLTTAGDQISLSIIDAERFPDAARADKIQAVPTLVMDERVRWSGTVALQAVADVLAGTDPSRLSVASLEQLVKSGAAGKLAEMMIRYGDIFPAFWDLLVHEKWPVRLGAMVAAEALADQDKPLAARLIAPLWERFDAADDTLRGDLLYVMGVAGDAALIPRLEAIATGAYGPDVTEAAREAIDNIRN, from the coding sequence ATGACACCCCAGGAAGAAAAACAGATCGCCCGCTGGAACGACGGGCTGCCACATGATATCCGGGTTCGTCTGGTGATGACCGGAGCCCCCGCAGATTCTGAATTTGAAAAATTTTGTGACCAATTCTCCGGCCTGGCGCCCAGGGTCCGTATTCTGAAGAAAAAAGACGATGCGGAGGACGCGCTTCCGGCCATTGGGATCGGAAACGGTCTGCGGTATCATGCCATCCCGCTGGGCAGGGAACTGCCCCCCTTTCTCGATGCCCTTGCACAGCCTTCGCCGCTTCCCCCGGCGCTCCGGGACCGCCTCGGCAATCTCCCCTTTCCCGTAAATCTGCGGCTTTACATTGCCCCCCTGTGCCCCTTTTGCCCGGCAACGGTCGCCCAGCTCATCCCCCTGACCACTGCCGGTGATCAGATCTCCCTGAGCATTATCGACGCGGAACGCTTTCCCGATGCGGCCCGCGCCGATAAGATTCAGGCGGTTCCGACCCTGGTGATGGATGAACGTGTGCGGTGGAGCGGCACCGTCGCGCTTCAGGCGGTTGCGGATGTGCTGGCCGGAACGGACCCGTCCCGGCTCAGCGTTGCCTCTCTGGAACAGCTTGTTAAAAGCGGCGCAGCCGGTAAGCTGGCGGAGATGATGATCCGTTACGGCGACATCTTCCCGGCCTTTTGGGATCTGCTGGTCCATGAAAAATGGCCGGTGCGTCTGGGGGCGATGGTGGCGGCGGAAGCGCTGGCGGATCAGGATAAACCCCTTGCCGCCCGCCTGATTGCCCCCCTCTGGGAACGTTTTGATGCGGCGGATGATACCCTCCGGGGCGATCTCCTTTACGTCATGGGCGTTGCCGGTGATGCGGCCCTCATACCGCGACTTGAGGCCATTGCGACCGGGGCGTATGGGCCGGATGTGACCGAGGCCGCCAGAGAGGCGATCGACAACATACGCAACTGA
- a CDS encoding protein kinase → MATGKVFTDTTDFFAIDCGDEIRVGDQRYLVTGYERERRFGIEDPKFWVKKARNLSTGDRKIIKLSYFETFNVTIGGVPVRCFRNPDKEGDILDCVRDRPDFMQGTACRDSEGNNIRILDIVRGPNFFVQIGNLRLDHATYFHDELPGILRRLVTAFSAIAFLHRHGFRHGDIRNDHIIIERNTGRYVWIDFDYDFAASENPFSLDIFGVGNILLYAVGRGFHTVHMIDSDRNVYGDLLERVTPGDFSLLDKWRLMNLQKFYPYIPPMLNNILMHFSKSANVYYDVIDEIIDDLNGYLDSLGK, encoded by the coding sequence ATGGCAACCGGGAAAGTGTTCACGGATACGACGGACTTTTTCGCCATTGACTGCGGTGACGAAATACGGGTGGGAGACCAGCGCTATCTTGTCACCGGCTACGAACGGGAGCGCCGTTTCGGCATTGAAGACCCCAAATTCTGGGTCAAAAAGGCCAGAAATCTCTCCACCGGCGACCGGAAAATCATCAAGCTCTCCTACTTTGAAACCTTCAACGTCACGATCGGCGGGGTGCCGGTCCGGTGTTTCCGCAACCCGGACAAAGAGGGCGATATACTCGACTGTGTAAGGGACAGGCCGGATTTTATGCAGGGAACGGCCTGCCGGGATTCTGAGGGGAATAATATCCGCATACTCGATATCGTGCGCGGCCCGAATTTTTTCGTCCAGATCGGCAATCTGAGGCTGGATCATGCCACCTATTTCCACGACGAACTGCCGGGGATTCTGAGGCGGCTGGTCACGGCATTCAGCGCCATTGCATTTCTGCATCGCCACGGGTTCCGCCACGGTGATATCCGGAACGACCACATCATCATCGAGCGGAACACGGGAAGATATGTGTGGATCGATTTTGACTACGACTTCGCGGCCAGTGAAAATCCTTTCAGCCTGGACATCTTCGGTGTGGGCAACATTCTGCTTTACGCCGTTGGCAGAGGGTTTCACACCGTGCATATGATTGACAGTGACCGGAACGTCTACGGGGATCTGCTGGAGAGGGTGACACCCGGCGATTTTTCCCTGTTGGACAAATGGCGGCTGATGAATCTGCAAAAATTCTACCCCTATATCCCGCCCATGCTGAACAATATCCTCATGCACTTTTCAAAATCTGCCAACGTATATTATGACGTTATTGATGAGATTATTGACGATTTAAACGGCTACCTTGACTCTCTGGGAAAATGA
- a CDS encoding FAD-dependent oxidoreductase — translation MIEAICIMGGLGIVVGAGLAMASKIFYVYVDPKIVAVDDVLPGANCGGCGFPGCTANAEAIVAGTSAPNSCVAAGSEVAEAIAAIIGASVEAKEPDIAAPGCYFGVQDADTKYIYDGLSDCRAASLLSGGMKICTVGCLGLGSCVRACPFDAITMGPDNLPVVDAEKCTGCGTCERVCPKHIITLSSITRRILREYTDEECTTPCQRGCPAGIDIREYIRQIQLGDYHRAVQVIKERNPFPAVIGRICPRPCEDQCRRNMVDEPVAINFLKRFVADYEKESGERILPYKAPETHRKMAVVGGGVEGLSAAFFSARLGHDVSLFEASDKMGGLLRTAIAPERLSEEVLQWDIDGILEMGVTARTGITLGRDFSLDMLLRDGFESVLLTTGGWDSRLTRISGADIEEQIPGTFLLIDLIKSDSERSNRISPRSDVVIVGGGKVGLRAAKICWDLGSENITVLFRESREQLPKDALTDLEELENEKEIHIVYNASLSKIFGEDRQLKSVEYIDVNTRETATATAQNLFVAAGRFPEMIFTRPPVETDAEADETAETVQGPVSWVGTAPYKRPDLRDETGIFARGDVLTDYSAAIRAIAAGRRSAASVHRVMYGIPLDLEENVLTPASCIQDVDHVENVKPVPRQIMPLATPRELAETGVLEKGFTEQMAIEEADRCLQCGLICYERSAAPLDNDNDAA, via the coding sequence ATGATAGAAGCGATTTGCATTATGGGAGGACTGGGAATCGTTGTCGGTGCCGGCCTGGCGATGGCATCGAAGATTTTTTATGTCTACGTGGACCCAAAAATAGTGGCGGTGGATGATGTGCTGCCGGGTGCAAACTGCGGCGGATGCGGTTTCCCCGGATGCACAGCCAATGCCGAGGCCATCGTGGCCGGCACGTCCGCCCCCAACTCCTGCGTGGCGGCAGGTTCCGAAGTTGCCGAAGCCATTGCGGCCATTATCGGAGCCTCTGTTGAGGCCAAAGAGCCGGACATCGCCGCGCCCGGATGTTATTTCGGCGTACAGGACGCGGATACCAAATATATCTATGACGGCCTGAGCGACTGCCGGGCCGCGTCCCTGCTGAGCGGCGGCATGAAGATCTGCACCGTGGGCTGCCTCGGACTGGGAAGCTGTGTCCGGGCCTGTCCCTTCGACGCCATCACCATGGGGCCGGACAACCTGCCCGTGGTCGATGCTGAAAAATGTACGGGCTGCGGCACCTGTGAGCGGGTCTGCCCCAAACATATCATCACCCTCTCCTCCATCACCCGGCGCATTCTGCGGGAGTATACGGATGAGGAATGCACCACGCCCTGTCAGCGGGGCTGCCCCGCCGGTATCGACATCCGGGAATATATCCGTCAGATCCAGCTGGGCGACTACCACCGTGCGGTTCAGGTGATCAAGGAACGCAACCCCTTTCCCGCAGTGATCGGCAGGATCTGCCCCCGGCCCTGTGAGGACCAGTGCCGGCGGAATATGGTGGACGAACCGGTCGCCATCAACTTTCTGAAACGCTTTGTGGCCGACTATGAAAAAGAGAGCGGTGAGCGGATTCTGCCCTACAAAGCCCCGGAGACCCACCGGAAGATGGCGGTCGTGGGCGGCGGCGTCGAGGGCCTCTCTGCCGCGTTCTTTTCAGCCCGCCTGGGACACGATGTCTCCCTGTTCGAGGCCTCCGACAAAATGGGCGGTCTGCTGCGGACCGCCATTGCGCCCGAACGCCTCTCGGAAGAGGTGCTGCAATGGGATATCGACGGCATCCTCGAAATGGGCGTTACCGCCAGAACCGGCATCACCCTGGGCAGGGACTTCTCACTGGACATGCTGCTGAGAGATGGCTTTGAGTCGGTCCTTCTGACCACGGGCGGCTGGGACAGCCGCCTGACCCGCATCTCCGGCGCGGATATCGAAGAGCAGATTCCGGGCACCTTTCTGCTCATTGACCTGATCAAATCCGACTCCGAGCGGAGCAACCGGATTTCCCCCAGATCGGATGTGGTGATCGTGGGCGGCGGCAAGGTCGGACTCCGGGCCGCAAAGATCTGCTGGGATCTGGGATCGGAGAACATCACCGTCCTGTTCCGCGAGTCGCGGGAGCAACTGCCCAAGGACGCCCTGACCGACCTGGAAGAGCTGGAAAATGAAAAAGAGATCCACATCGTATACAACGCAAGCCTCAGCAAAATATTCGGCGAGGACAGACAACTGAAGTCTGTGGAGTATATTGATGTGAATACCCGTGAAACGGCAACCGCAACCGCTCAGAACCTGTTCGTCGCGGCAGGCCGGTTCCCGGAAATGATTTTCACCAGACCGCCGGTGGAAACGGATGCGGAAGCCGATGAGACGGCGGAAACGGTTCAGGGACCGGTGAGCTGGGTCGGCACAGCACCCTACAAGCGGCCCGACCTCAGGGACGAAACAGGGATCTTTGCCAGAGGCGACGTGCTGACCGACTACAGTGCAGCCATCCGCGCTATTGCTGCGGGACGTCGTTCAGCGGCCTCCGTTCACCGGGTGATGTACGGCATCCCGCTGGATCTGGAAGAAAACGTTCTGACCCCCGCCTCCTGCATTCAGGATGTGGACCACGTCGAGAACGTGAAACCGGTGCCGCGTCAGATCATGCCGCTGGCCACGCCCAGGGAACTGGCCGAAACCGGCGTTCTGGAAAAGGGCTTTACGGAGCAGATGGCCATCGAAGAGGCCGACCGCTGTCTCCAGTGCGGCCTGATCTGTTACGAACGCTCTGCCGCACCGCTTGACAACGATAACGACGCTGCTTAG
- a CDS encoding DRTGG domain-containing protein → MKLSEIKDILNAEVLAGEDQMGRTVFGGGGADLMDDILSAVAKGSVLLTGLNSEQVIRTATIAEVGAVVFVRGKRPKEDIIKLAGAHNLPILLTGYSMFVASGRLYMNGLRGLDGSW, encoded by the coding sequence ATGAAACTTTCTGAGATAAAAGATATTCTGAATGCGGAAGTCCTTGCGGGAGAGGACCAGATGGGGCGGACCGTGTTCGGCGGAGGCGGCGCAGACCTGATGGACGATATTCTGTCCGCTGTCGCCAAAGGGTCGGTGCTGCTCACCGGCCTCAATTCTGAGCAGGTCATTCGGACGGCCACTATCGCTGAAGTGGGGGCTGTTGTTTTTGTAAGAGGGAAAAGGCCAAAGGAAGATATCATCAAATTAGCAGGCGCTCATAATCTGCCCATTCTGCTGACCGGCTATTCCATGTTTGTCGCAAGCGGACGGCTCTATATGAACGGGCTCAGGGGACTTGACGGGTCCTGGTAA
- a CDS encoding GAF domain-containing protein, which yields MKLEPVRKIHFREFKAISRALLAYDDLRLLATHIAEHICHFFQVRGCSIMLFDERERQLFRVSSCGISEAYLRKGPVLVDDKYCAFVTGEPVFIENFQNDPRVQYPDAAAREGIISMLSVPVKYRGAPIGLIRIYHNELWRLDEEDLDSFCLLAEQMGMVIENNGLRNFLDKVKVAMETLPLRMLKGL from the coding sequence ATGAAACTGGAACCCGTGAGGAAAATTCATTTTCGGGAATTCAAGGCCATCAGCCGGGCGCTTCTGGCCTACGATGACCTGAGACTGCTGGCAACGCACATTGCCGAACATATCTGTCATTTTTTTCAGGTCAGAGGGTGCAGTATCATGCTGTTTGACGAACGGGAACGGCAGTTGTTCCGGGTCAGCAGCTGCGGGATCAGCGAGGCGTATCTCAGGAAAGGCCCTGTGCTTGTGGATGACAAATACTGCGCCTTTGTGACCGGAGAGCCGGTGTTCATTGAAAATTTTCAGAACGACCCGCGGGTGCAGTATCCCGATGCGGCTGCCCGTGAGGGGATCATCTCCATGCTCTCGGTACCGGTCAAATACCGGGGGGCGCCCATCGGCCTGATCCGGATTTATCACAACGAACTGTGGCGTCTGGATGAGGAGGATCTCGACTCTTTTTGCCTGCTGGCCGAGCAGATGGGCATGGTTATCGAGAACAACGGGCTGAGAAATTTCCTCGACAAGGTAAAGGTGGCCATGGAAACCCTGCCGCTGCGGATGCTGAAGGGGCTTTGA
- a CDS encoding universal stress protein, with amino-acid sequence MKKSILVALKDSESFNVVMAYVEALPLRFEALSITLCHVFRQPTASEALMGEDFIQKDFNRIRDMLQRAKERLVEAGFGEDQVVTELETTPYTTIAEGIISRFEKEKFDMVIIGRRKKSKSEEFVLGDVSVKLVRDLEKTAVLVIKSDAL; translated from the coding sequence TTGAAAAAGTCGATTCTCGTAGCATTAAAGGATTCGGAGAGTTTCAACGTTGTGATGGCCTATGTCGAAGCGCTTCCGCTTCGGTTTGAAGCGCTCAGTATCACCCTTTGCCACGTTTTCAGGCAGCCCACGGCCAGCGAGGCGCTCATGGGAGAGGATTTTATTCAGAAGGACTTTAACCGGATCAGGGATATGCTGCAACGCGCAAAAGAGCGGCTGGTGGAGGCCGGGTTCGGGGAGGATCAGGTTGTCACGGAGCTGGAAACCACCCCGTATACGACCATCGCAGAGGGGATTATCTCGCGTTTTGAAAAGGAGAAGTTCGACATGGTGATCATCGGGCGGCGGAAGAAGTCGAAGTCCGAGGAGTTTGTGCTGGGCGATGTCAGCGTAAAACTGGTACGTGACCTTGAGAAGACCGCCGTTCTGGTGATCAAATCCGATGCCCTCTGA